Proteins from a genomic interval of Yoonia sp. GPGPB17:
- the phnD gene encoding phosphonate ABC transporter substrate-binding protein, which translates to MKKTLLLALATSTALSSGAFAQEITEFRIGILGGENAQDRLNSFSCLENYASDALGVETKLFAPADYNGVIQGLLGGTIDMAWLGASSYAAVHLQDADAVEPVLVKINLDGSYGYHSIGFARVDSGIASLEDMQGRVFGFGDPNSTSGYLIPSIEIPQATGATMESGDYFGEVKFTGGHEQTIVAVSNGDIDGGVTWADAQGNWEDGYNSGALRKAVDAGLVDMNEIVEIWKSAVIPEGPVVLRSTLPDDVKATMTDLVDNLYEVDSECAYSVGAGENLGFDPITHDAYISVIEARKAKIGG; encoded by the coding sequence ATGAAAAAGACCCTTCTACTGGCGCTTGCCACATCCACGGCCCTAAGCTCGGGCGCTTTCGCCCAAGAGATCACAGAGTTCCGCATTGGCATCCTGGGTGGCGAAAACGCACAGGACCGTCTGAACTCTTTCAGCTGCCTTGAAAACTATGCATCCGACGCGCTGGGTGTGGAAACAAAGCTGTTCGCACCAGCCGACTATAACGGCGTCATTCAGGGCCTGCTCGGCGGCACCATTGACATGGCATGGCTGGGCGCCTCCAGCTACGCTGCCGTGCACCTGCAGGATGCTGACGCTGTTGAGCCCGTCCTGGTGAAAATCAACCTTGATGGATCGTACGGCTACCACTCTATCGGTTTTGCACGCGTCGACAGCGGCATTGCATCGTTGGAAGACATGCAGGGCCGTGTGTTTGGCTTTGGTGACCCGAACTCCACATCCGGTTATCTGATCCCATCAATCGAGATTCCGCAGGCCACTGGTGCAACCATGGAATCGGGCGATTACTTTGGTGAAGTCAAATTTACTGGCGGTCACGAGCAGACCATTGTCGCCGTTTCCAACGGTGACATTGACGGCGGCGTCACCTGGGCCGATGCACAAGGCAACTGGGAAGATGGCTATAACTCTGGCGCATTGCGCAAAGCGGTTGATGCGGGCCTCGTTGACATGAACGAAATCGTCGAGATCTGGAAATCTGCCGTTATTCCCGAAGGTCCGGTTGTGCTGCGCAGCACCCTGCCAGATGACGTCAAAGCCACAATGACAGATCTGGTCGACAACCTTTACGAGGTTGATTCTGAGTGTGCTTACAGTGTTGGCGCTGGCGAGAACCTCGGTTTTGATCCCATCACCCATGACGCCTACATCTCTGTGATCGAAGCACGCAAAGCCAAGATCGGCGGATAA
- a CDS encoding xanthine dehydrogenase family protein molybdopterin-binding subunit: protein MAFDAQAERNFKVVGTRVLRPDGIDKVTGKAAYGADISAPGMLHGRILRSPHAHARIKAIDTSAAEALAGVKAVVTGADLAQPEDDFFADVTINCLARDKVLYDGHAVAAVAATSKSIAKQAIRLIKVHYEILPHVTDVDAAMRPDAPVVQEGRALETVPAGMSQNVTTHCQFGHGDLEAGFAKADKIIERSFKTAATHQGYIEPQACMASLGSDGRGEVWCCTQGQYMVRANCAAALGVEESQLRITASEIGGGFGGKTSTFIEPVALALSRKSGKPVKIVMTRDEVLKATGPTISTSMDIKIGMAKDGRITAARGELRYSGGAYPNATVDMGAQAAFAAYDLPAVETVGWNAMTNRPKEIPYRAPGAPTSIYAVESVVDELCQELGLDPLDVRLMNAARKGTLSSYGPTFNEIGLVATLEAAKAHPHYTAPLGPNQGRGLSCGFWFNFGGNTCVSLNINDDGTIGVVEGNPDIGGSRASISMMAAEELGVPYDKVRTVIADTSSLGFNDITDGSRVTFAVGLATIEAARAAIKEMCRRAAKIWDIDEDAVIWEDGCAKPAGPNAGTHPPMSMAEIAAIAGNTGGPIAGHHEVNADGAGVSFGVHLCDTEVDPETGATKILRYTVFQDASKAVHPDYVEGQMQGGAVQGIGWALNEEYIYGEDGRLQNAGFLDYRVPVASDLPEIETVILEIPNPGHPYGVRGVGETPIVPPLAAIANAVSRAAGVRMTELPMSPPRLLKAMTG, encoded by the coding sequence ATGGCCTTTGATGCACAAGCTGAACGGAATTTCAAAGTGGTCGGCACACGGGTATTGCGCCCCGATGGGATCGACAAGGTGACTGGCAAAGCAGCTTACGGCGCCGATATCTCTGCCCCCGGCATGCTGCACGGGCGTATCCTGCGCAGCCCGCATGCACATGCGCGGATCAAGGCGATTGATACGTCTGCGGCTGAGGCATTGGCCGGGGTGAAAGCCGTTGTCACCGGGGCTGATCTTGCACAGCCGGAGGATGATTTCTTTGCCGATGTGACGATCAATTGTCTGGCCCGCGACAAGGTGCTTTACGATGGTCATGCGGTTGCTGCCGTCGCGGCGACCAGCAAATCCATCGCGAAACAGGCGATCCGGTTGATCAAGGTGCACTACGAAATACTACCGCACGTCACAGATGTAGACGCGGCGATGAGACCTGACGCACCCGTGGTGCAGGAAGGCCGCGCGTTGGAAACTGTGCCTGCGGGCATGTCGCAGAACGTCACGACCCACTGCCAGTTCGGACATGGCGATCTGGAGGCCGGGTTTGCCAAGGCCGACAAGATCATTGAGCGCAGCTTCAAGACCGCCGCGACCCATCAGGGCTATATCGAGCCGCAGGCCTGCATGGCAAGCCTTGGCAGCGATGGCCGCGGCGAGGTGTGGTGCTGTACGCAAGGCCAATACATGGTGCGCGCGAATTGCGCGGCAGCTCTTGGTGTTGAGGAAAGCCAATTGCGCATCACTGCGTCCGAAATCGGGGGCGGTTTTGGTGGCAAGACCTCAACCTTTATTGAACCGGTCGCACTCGCGCTGTCACGCAAATCCGGCAAACCGGTGAAGATCGTGATGACTCGTGACGAGGTATTGAAGGCCACAGGGCCGACGATATCGACCTCAATGGATATCAAGATCGGGATGGCCAAAGATGGTCGCATCACCGCTGCCCGCGGAGAGCTACGTTACTCTGGCGGGGCCTATCCGAATGCGACCGTTGATATGGGCGCGCAGGCGGCCTTTGCCGCTTATGACCTGCCTGCGGTGGAAACCGTCGGCTGGAACGCAATGACGAACCGCCCCAAGGAAATCCCCTACCGCGCACCAGGTGCACCGACCTCGATCTATGCAGTTGAGAGCGTGGTCGATGAGCTGTGCCAGGAGCTCGGCCTTGATCCACTGGATGTACGCCTGATGAATGCCGCGCGCAAAGGCACGCTGTCGTCTTACGGGCCGACGTTCAACGAAATCGGGCTGGTCGCCACCCTGGAAGCGGCGAAAGCGCATCCGCATTACACTGCACCCCTTGGACCGAACCAAGGGCGCGGGCTGTCCTGCGGATTCTGGTTCAACTTTGGCGGCAACACCTGCGTTTCGCTGAACATTAATGATGACGGCACCATCGGAGTGGTCGAAGGGAACCCTGATATCGGCGGCTCTCGCGCGTCAATCTCGATGATGGCGGCAGAAGAACTAGGCGTGCCTTATGACAAAGTGCGGACGGTGATCGCGGACACATCATCGCTGGGGTTCAACGATATCACCGACGGCAGCAGGGTGACCTTTGCGGTGGGGCTTGCCACGATTGAGGCAGCGCGTGCTGCGATCAAAGAGATGTGCCGCCGTGCCGCGAAGATCTGGGATATCGACGAAGATGCGGTGATCTGGGAAGACGGCTGTGCCAAACCTGCCGGACCCAATGCGGGAACACATCCACCGATGAGTATGGCCGAGATTGCGGCAATTGCCGGTAACACCGGCGGCCCAATTGCGGGGCACCATGAGGTGAATGCGGATGGCGCAGGCGTCAGCTTTGGTGTGCATCTCTGCGATACGGAAGTGGACCCGGAAACAGGTGCCACAAAGATCCTGCGTTACACTGTGTTCCAGGACGCAAGCAAAGCCGTACACCCCGATTACGTCGAAGGGCAGATGCAAGGCGGGGCCGTGCAAGGCATCGGTTGGGCGTTGAATGAAGAGTATATCTACGGCGAAGACGGGCGTTTGCAAAACGCCGGTTTCCTTGACTATCGGGTTCCCGTAGCCTCTGACCTGCCGGAGATTGAGACGGTGATCCTCGAGATCCCCAACCCCGGCCACCCTTACGGCGTGCGCGGTGTGGGCGAGACGCCGATCGTGCCACCATTGGCCGCCATTGCAAACGCCGTGTCGCGGGCCGCAGGTGTACGCATGACGGAACTGCCAATGTCGCCGCCACGCCTGCTGAAAGCGATGACTGGCTAG
- the phnE gene encoding phosphonate ABC transporter, permease protein PhnE, which translates to MADITLSGAPKSVDTIQSSYMAQVQRRRLYGGLTLLLFVVLMVSGFNVADDRNAGGFWEGLHQIGDYPADVLSEAWEKRADLPGLIVKYFPALIETINIAAVSTLIGAIGGLFLSLLGTRGLAKWPRLIPLFRRISDIMRAVPEIVIALVLIFVLGGGPVPAMIAIAIHTAGALGKMFSEVAENADLKPVEGLASTGATWSQRMLLGVLPQIAPNYVSYTLLRFEINIRASAILGFVGAGGLGYELRNAMAWGPGRFDEAGAIFILLFGTIVFFDQVSSRYRNRLTEGQGQ; encoded by the coding sequence ATGGCAGACATAACACTCAGCGGTGCACCAAAAAGCGTGGACACGATTCAGTCCAGCTATATGGCACAAGTACAGCGGCGCAGGCTTTATGGGGGTCTGACACTTCTGCTCTTCGTTGTCTTGATGGTCTCAGGCTTCAATGTTGCCGATGACCGCAACGCCGGTGGTTTTTGGGAAGGCCTGCACCAGATCGGCGACTACCCCGCCGATGTTCTGTCCGAGGCTTGGGAAAAACGCGCCGATCTGCCAGGACTTATCGTCAAGTATTTTCCTGCGTTGATTGAAACGATCAATATTGCCGCTGTGTCGACCCTGATTGGGGCCATCGGCGGGCTTTTCCTGTCGCTACTTGGCACCCGCGGGCTGGCCAAATGGCCGCGCCTGATCCCGCTGTTTCGCCGGATCTCTGATATCATGCGCGCGGTGCCAGAGATCGTGATCGCGCTTGTACTGATTTTTGTGTTGGGCGGCGGGCCTGTCCCCGCGATGATCGCCATTGCCATTCATACGGCCGGTGCACTGGGAAAGATGTTTTCCGAAGTGGCCGAAAACGCCGATCTGAAACCAGTTGAGGGGCTCGCCTCGACCGGCGCGACCTGGTCGCAACGCATGCTCTTGGGCGTATTGCCGCAGATCGCGCCCAACTATGTCAGCTACACGCTTCTGCGATTTGAGATCAATATCCGCGCCTCGGCCATCCTTGGCTTCGTTGGTGCCGGTGGTCTAGGCTATGAGCTGCGCAATGCAATGGCATGGGGCCCAGGGCGGTTCGACGAAGCTGGCGCGATTTTCATTCTACTGTTCGGCACAATCGTCTTTTTTGATCAGGTATCCAGCCGCTATCGTAATCGTCTGACCGAGGGGCAAGGACAATGA
- a CDS encoding FAD binding domain-containing protein has protein sequence MRYVKPESFEAAATLLRDETGISRILAGGTDVLVQLKAEMVEPDLMVDMKHLPGMRDIVAEAGGFRVGAAVSGAEMGEHAALKAMWPGVVEGVELIGSSQVQSRATMAGNLCTGSPAGDSVPAMVTAGAVARVQGPDGARDVPVVDIPTGPSKNSLAKGEFITSTFLPARPDKASDAYLRFIPRTEMDIAVSSAAVSLELDGNGVVTAAHVAIGAVAPTVLLVKDAGDALVGSKLNDTAIAALVSAVEAACNPITDKRGTIEFRTKTAGVLAKRAAHIAYARAGGQA, from the coding sequence ATGAGATACGTAAAGCCCGAAAGCTTTGAGGCGGCTGCAACACTGTTGCGTGACGAGACAGGCATTTCGCGCATTCTGGCAGGCGGCACCGATGTGCTGGTGCAGTTGAAGGCCGAGATGGTCGAACCGGACCTGATGGTCGACATGAAGCATCTGCCCGGCATGCGCGATATCGTGGCAGAGGCTGGGGGTTTCCGTGTCGGTGCCGCTGTTTCGGGCGCTGAGATGGGTGAGCACGCCGCACTGAAAGCCATGTGGCCGGGTGTGGTTGAAGGGGTCGAGCTGATCGGCTCGTCTCAGGTCCAAAGCCGGGCGACGATGGCGGGAAACCTGTGTACCGGGTCACCTGCGGGTGATTCCGTGCCAGCGATGGTGACCGCTGGTGCTGTGGCCCGGGTGCAGGGTCCGGACGGTGCGCGCGATGTGCCGGTCGTCGATATTCCCACGGGCCCCAGCAAGAATTCATTGGCGAAGGGCGAATTTATCACCTCGACCTTCTTGCCAGCGCGGCCAGACAAGGCCTCAGACGCCTACCTGCGGTTTATTCCACGCACCGAAATGGACATCGCGGTGTCATCCGCCGCAGTCAGTTTGGAGCTTGATGGCAATGGCGTTGTGACCGCCGCGCATGTCGCTATAGGCGCAGTTGCCCCCACCGTGTTGCTGGTGAAAGACGCAGGCGACGCTTTGGTTGGGTCAAAGCTGAATGACACCGCAATCGCGGCACTCGTCAGCGCGGTTGAGGCCGCCTGCAACCCCATCACAGACAAACGCGGCACCATTGAGTTCCGTACCAAAACAGCAGGCGTGCTGGCCAAGCGCGCCGCCCATATCGCTTACGCACGCGCCGGAGGTCAGGCATGA
- a CDS encoding MoaD/ThiS family protein, which yields MKLWGSLRALADGEEWVEVEVKQLHGVARSTGSQTSWVGAANQAGVSLALDGVIYREAWFTKIGPENEVVLMPYMVGG from the coding sequence GTGAAACTCTGGGGATCTCTGCGTGCTTTGGCGGATGGCGAGGAATGGGTCGAGGTTGAGGTAAAGCAACTTCATGGAGTTGCTAGATCAACTGGTAGCCAAACATCCTGGGTTGGAGCCGCAAATCAAGCGGGGGTGTCACTGGCACTTGACGGAGTGATCTACCGCGAGGCGTGGTTCACAAAGATTGGGCCAGAGAATGAGGTAGTGTTGATGCCTTACATGGTGGGCGGGTAA